Proteins co-encoded in one Capsicum annuum cultivar UCD-10X-F1 chromosome 9, UCD10Xv1.1, whole genome shotgun sequence genomic window:
- the LOC107852092 gene encoding LOW QUALITY PROTEIN: lycopene epsilon cyclase, chloroplastic (The sequence of the model RefSeq protein was modified relative to this genomic sequence to represent the inferred CDS: substituted 2 bases at 2 genomic stop codons) has product MSKKECVSLLSFLQLRQISAGXTVLDLVVIGCGPAGLALAAESAKLGLNVGLVGPDLPFTNNYGVWEDEFNDLGLQACIEHFXKDTIVYLDDADPILIGCAYGRFSLHLLHEELPKRCVEAGVLYLNSKVDRIVEATSVHSLVEGEGDVVIPCRFVTIASGAASGKFLQYELGGPRVSVQTSYGVEVEDQFKIGSEIEIPNSICLNNYTQKRDAPWFRDSCLIASKLYFGIIPYELALLS; this is encoded by the exons ATGTCGAAGAAGGAGTGTGTTAGCCTCCTCTCCTT CTTGCAGTTACGACAAATATCAGCTGGATAAACTGTGCTGGATTTAGTGGTTATTGGATGTGGTCCTGCTGGTCTTGCTCTTGCCGCTGAGTCGGCTAAACTGGGGTTGAACGTGGGGCTCGTTGGGCCTGATCTTCCTTTCACAAATAACTATGGCGTCTGGGAGGACGAGTTCAATG atcttGGGCTTCAAGCCTGTATTGAACATTTTTAGAAGGATACCATTGTATATCTTGATGATGCTGATCCTATTCTTATTGGCTGTGCTTATGGAAGATTTAGTCTCCATTTACTGCACGAAGAGTTACCCAAAAG GTGTGTGGAGGCAGGTGTTTTATATCTTAACTCGAAAGTGGATAGGATTGTTGAGGCTACAAGTGTCCATAGTCTTGTAGAGGGCGAGGGTGACGTTGTGATTCCCTGCAG GTTTGTAACTATTGCGTCTGGAGCAGCCTCGGGGAAATTTTTGCAGTATGAGTTGGGAGGTCCCAGAGTTTCTGTTCAAACATCTTACGGAGTGGAAGTTGAG GACCAATTCAAGATTGGATCAGAAATAGAAATTCCAAACA GCATTTGCTTGAATAATTACACTCAGAAAAGAGATGCTCCATGGTTTCGGGATAGCTGTCTCATAGCAAGCAAGTTGTATTTTGGCATAATCCCATATGAGTTAGCTTTACTTTCGTGA